In Candidatus Vicinibacter proximus, the genomic stretch ATGTCGCTGAAACAAGCGAACATGTTATTTTCATCCTGCCAACTTACCTGCCAACAGGTGGTGTTTTCCAGACCAATGCTGTGGTAAGCTTTATTTTTGGGGGTAGGACTACCTGCGGGATGTTCATCTGCCGCATGCACGTATGCCTGACGCCAATTATTACCGCCATCGCTGCTGAGTTGCACATTGCTGTAATTGGTAAACATCACTTTTCCTGAATTGAAAGGCGCTACAGTAATTCCAAAACAGGTTTCACTCCAACTCCAGTTTTTATCGCCTCCAAATCCTTCCCAGCCAGTGACGATGTTTGCATTGTTGGCGGTGTTGAATTTTTTTGACCAGGTGGATCCTCCATTGATGGATTGAAATACCAATGGAGCACCCAATGCATTGTCATGACCGCCCAAATAAATCGTATCCACATCATTTGATGCCATGGCTGCATACATGAGATAGTCGTTGGAGAAATTAATTCCGGTAGATCTTGCTGTCCAGGTACCACTCGCATTGTCCATGGTGTAAACTCCTTTTCCAAAGCCTGAATAATCCCATGGCATGACCCCATTGTACACATCTCCGGAACTTGCGGTGATGCATACGAACCTGGTTGTTCCTGCTTCCTTGCCTCCTGCAAATGACCAGATCAATTGACCGTTCGGCAAGCCTTTGTTGGGCATGAGGCCAAAGCTGGTTCCGCCATTTGTAGAAAATACAATGCCTTCGTTGGTTCCGATGTAAATATTCAGACCATCAAAAAACACTCCACCCATGATCAGTCCTGCTCCATTGTTTGCTGCATGTCTGACCAGCTTCAGGGTGCTTCCTCCATCGTTGGTGATTAAAATATCACCATAAGCACCTATGAGGACTTGTTGTGGATTTTGGTAATTGGCTTTCATGCTATAGACATTGCCATAAGTGCTTACACTGTAGGCGCTGATCGGTAGCCACGTATTTCCACCATCGGTAGTTTTAACCGGAAACCCGCTGTTGCCATCGTTAAAATTGCTGTAGGCAATTTTAGGGTCTATCGTAAATTCATAAGTGGAGGTATTGAACACCTGCAGTTTGGTAAAATCAATTTGGTCATAGTGTCTCCCAAAATCTGTGCTGTGAAAAAGGGTGCTCAAATCGCAACTCACATAAAACTCGTTGTCATTGGCCGGATTAATGGTGGGAAAGAAGAGGGCTCCACCGCCTCCTATCCCTCGTGGTGCAAAACTTTTTGGTTGTGCATAAATATTTAATCCGAGGAGTGAAATTAGAATCACGGACAAAATCAGTTGTATTGTTTTCATTTAGTTGTTTGATGCATGAAGGGATAATAATAATAAGCCGGATTTAAGCCGAATATACAGACTTTGGGAATTATTTGAACAATAAAGAGAAAATGAGATTAGATCAGTTTATTTAAGATAGACCTGTTTCGAAGAAGAATTGCTGCTTGCAAAGAGTGATAAATTAATTTTCGAAATATCTTATCTTAGAAATTGTTCAAAAAAATTTTTGTCAAAATTTCTTTTGCCACATTTTCAGTTTGTATTCTTCGTATGAGTACTGTAGTTCGTAGCTATCGGGAACTTCATCCAGATAACTGAAATAAGTCACTAGTTTAGTTCCGGCGGGCATTTTGTCCAGTTCTGATTTTACGTAAAGAGAATAATCTTCATACAATTTTTTACTCCAGCTCTGGCTGTCATCCATTCTTCCGGTGTGATCGAGATGCTCATGAAATGAATTAAAAAAATAAAAGGCATCATAATCACTAAATGAAATGGAAGTGATGTTGGAGTGGATGAAATCAATTTTTGTTAAATCATGTTCATTGCATAACCGGATCGCAATGTTATTCAGATGACTCCTTTGTTCTACGCCTACAAAAAAAGCATCAGTGCAGGCAGACCCGATCATACAGAATTTTCCTGCACCCGAACCAATGTCCAGTATTTTAGTTTCCTGGTTGTCCGCAAGATAGGTTGCAGCAAGTTTGGCAATTTTGATTGGGGTGAAATGAAATTCCGAGTCAGCTTGAATTTCCAGAGGAAACATCAAATCAAACTCCCGATCTTCTATTTCTTCATTACGGTTAATTGCTTTAAACAAATTATTAAAGTGTCAAGTAGACCAATCCCAATATTGGGGACTGAGAGCAACATTTGGAAAGCCGTTTTTGTTGTGGATAAGTTCTGAGGCGGCCTTCGTTTTGGCAAATTGTTTTAGTAGCTTCCGGATGGCCTAAAGAAGGGTTTTGCCAAGTCAAGGTAGCGCGTCTAATGTTTGTTTTTTGGAGGCATCTCATCAAAAATTAATCATGCTCACTAAGTTTCGTGTACTTAAGTTATTTGGATGATTTTGGTGCCGGATTGGTTGTCCTTTTTCTTTTTGACCTGGTAGTAAGATTTTTAAAATAATTCAAAAAATTAATTTGAATTTAAAATTATATCTATATATATTTGCTTAAACACATCTCATGTGTTCCCCTGATATTCATTTCAATTCAGCTTTTATAACAGCTACCCATGCAATATTTAACGATAAATTCTGAATGGTAACCCATAGAAG encodes the following:
- a CDS encoding T9SS type A sorting domain-containing protein — its product is MKTIQLILSVILISLLGLNIYAQPKSFAPRGIGGGGALFFPTINPANDNEFYVSCDLSTLFHSTDFGRHYDQIDFTKLQVFNTSTYEFTIDPKIAYSNFNDGNSGFPVKTTDGGNTWLPISAYSVSTYGNVYSMKANYQNPQQVLIGAYGDILITNDGGSTLKLVRHAANNGAGLIMGGVFFDGLNIYIGTNEGIVFSTNGGTSFGLMPNKGLPNGQLIWSFAGGKEAGTTRFVCITASSGDVYNGVMPWDYSGFGKGVYTMDNASGTWTARSTGINFSNDYLMYAAMASNDVDTIYLGGHDNALGAPLVFQSINGGSTWSKKFNTANNANIVTGWEGFGGDKNWSWSETCFGITVAPFNSGKVMFTNYSNVQLSSDGGNNWRQAYVHAADEHPAGSPTPKNKAYHSIGLENTTCWQVSWQDENNMFACFSDIGGIRSTNAGNSWGYQYSGFSVNSLYRLEESADGILFGACSNIHDMYQSTRLADAQLDANDANGKIIYSMDRGVSWNNLRVFNHPVFWLAKDPNNKNRMYASVIHYGGTPGNQQGGIYMTNNLNNLAASTWTKLPNPPRTEGHPAAITVLKDGKMVCTFSGRRNSSGAFTASSGVFLYDPVTNTWKDVGHASMNYWTKDIIIDPNDPTQNTWYVCVFSGWGGAPNGLGGLYKTKDRGANWTKLTGTLFDRVTSITFNPKKLSQAYLTTETQGLWVNDDMSNDLPNWRLVTSYPFRQPERVFFNPYKLNEMWVSSFGNGMKVGEIETTGTIEFNSPQDKLVITPNPNNGKFSLEIPSSGNYAQLEIYDAMGKMIYSEKINSVFGTKQILLERTNLKSGLYSVMLYGKEEISCGKFMVN
- a CDS encoding class I SAM-dependent methyltransferase; translated protein: MFKAINRNEEIEDREFDLMFPLEIQADSEFHFTPIKIAKLAATYLADNQETKILDIGSGAGKFCMIGSACTDAFFVGVEQRSHLNNIAIRLCNEHDLTKIDFIHSNITSISFSDYDAFYFFNSFHEHLDHTGRMDDSQSWSKKLYEDYSLYVKSELDKMPAGTKLVTYFSYLDEVPDSYELQYSYEEYKLKMWQKKF